The DNA region TGTTGCATCCCAACTTCCCGGTGCCCATGCAGGTGATGCAATCTGACCTCAAGTTCTACGATTTGTTCCCCGGTGATGTGATGCAACTGGGAGAGATCACGATTGAAACAGGCTCCTTAAACCACCCAAACACGGCAATGGGCTACCGGATTACTTATCAGGGACGAACCGCCGTGTATGCTACCGATACGGAGCATTACGAAGATCATCTGGACGAGAATCTGATTTACCTGGCCCGTGATGCTCATGTGCTGATTTACGATGCCTGCTATACCGATGAAGAATACCACGATCCACAAGCTCCCAAAAGAGGTTGGGGACACTCTACCTGGCAAGAAGCAGTCAAGGTTGCCAAAGCCGCTGGGGTGAAAAAATTAGTGATCTTCCATCATGACCCTAACCACTCTGACGATTTCCTGGATCACGTTGAGGCCCAGGTTGAGACTGTTTTCCCGAACAGTTTGCTTGCCCGTGAGGGGATGATTCTGCCAGTGATTTAAGTGGATGAATAGTGAATGGTTGATAGTGGCAAATCTGCCGTGAGTCATTGATCATTCGTCCTTTGGCCTTGGCAAATGACAAAGACCATTCAAAGCTTAAAACTCAAAACTTAAAACTCAAATGCAAGGCATTCACCACATTGCCATCATCTGCTCTGACTACGATCGCTCAAAGCACTTCTACGTCGAGCTATTAGGGTTTCCCATCCTGCGAGAAACCTATCGAGAAGCACGAGATTCTTACAAACTGGATTTGCAAGTGGGAGAGCAGGCCCAGATCGAGCTTTTCTCCTTCCCGCACCCACCCGATCGCCCCAACAATCCCGAAGCTTGCGGCCTCCGCCATCTTGCCTTTAAGGTTGCGGATCTGGATGTAACCGTTGCTGACCTGAGTGCAAAAGGGATTGCGATCGAAGCAATTCGACTGGATGAATTGACTGGCAAACGCTTCACCTTCTTCAAAGATCCAGATGGTTTACCCCTAGAGCTTTACGAAGTTTAGAGAGATAAAACTAGCCAAGGAATCGACTATCACGCCAATCACGAATAGCATTAAATCCAACATCGCAAATCCAAAATCCAAAATCATCTTGATCCATGACTACCCACCTATCCTGGTCAGACTCTCCCAGTTTTGTTACCACTCTGTCTGAAGCCGTCCGCACCTTTCAAACCAGGTCAGGACTGCGACCAGATCAGGCAAGCATGGTGAAGGCATTGCTGGAGGCAGAACAGACGGCCAAACACCAGCGATTAACCTATCCGTTGGCAGCGCTGATGGGAGACTGGCAACTGTGTTTCACGGCTCCCAAGAAGCCTCATCTGAAGGCAGGAGTGCCCATAGGTAGAGGTTTTTATGCGCCACAATTCGCTCCAGCCCAAATTTCGTTTTTTCCGGCTGACGCTGCTCAAGCCGATCCGACGATCGCCCGGATTACCAATCAGGTTAGTCTTGGTTCGCTGGTGTTCAGGTTAACGGGGCCAGCTCGCTACATCGGCAAGAAAAACTTACTGGCGTTTGATTTTACTCAGATGCAGCTATCGATCTTTGGGCGATCGCTATTCCAGCGACCTTTTCGCAGCGGCAAGACGGGGGATATTTCCTTTGCAGAGGCCCCGATCGCTAAGCTGCCTTTTTTCGCCTTCTTTTTAGTGACAGACGAATTCATTGCCGCACGGGGACGGGGGGGTGGACTTGCCCTCTGGGTACGAAAAATTTAGTAGAAACGTTCTGCCGGAACGTCTCTACTCTTGCCGATTAAACCCAATGTCCCCTTAGTCACTACCTAACACCCTGCTGCACAAACTTCAGTTGATAGTGATAGAGGGCAACCGGGCGATCGCCCGCCAGAAATGCTTTTGGGTGGGGAGGCTGTAAGTACACGGCAGTAAATTGATCTGCAGTAACGGTGTTATCGGGCTGGTGAGTGTAGGCCGTGGTTGTTTCCACTTGATTCTTGTACGGCTTTTCTGGGGATTGAAAGAACTGTTGAAACAATTCAGTGGTGATGAAATGATCCGCATCCGGTTGTTCCACAGCTCGCCCGATTGCGGTGGAAAATAGCTTGCGATTATCCCGAAATTTGGTAATCAGGCGATTCGACTGCCGTGGATCGACCCAGACGCGAAACACGCGATCGCCCAGATACGCTTTCGCCAGATTCAATCCATTAAAGGCCCGATCGGAAACAATTTGGGCGTTCACCAGAGATTGGGTGGGCAACGAGAGCAGGGGTAGAAGGGATTTGTTGCGTTCAATCACATTGGTGGGTAAGAACCTGACCTGACAGACCACGGGTTTGTTCAAAAACTGCCGATTGCCTTCAAAGCCTGGGGTTGTCACTTCTGGAGCCAGGGGAGCCACCATGTCTACCAACGTGCTGTTCATGGACCAGGAACCAGCCAACCAATTGGGGTAGACTAAATCTCCCTGCACGGCTGGAACCATGGGTTTGTTCTCCCAGTCAGGAAAGGCAGCAATTCGCTCGGTTAACATCCCGGCTTGAGCGGGTGAAGTACCTAAAACCCAGAGGAGCACGATCGCCAGCAGCGGCTTCCAGAAGAAACAATGGCGCTTGAGAAAGGAGTTAAAAGAGCTAGATAGAATCCAATCAGGCAAAAAAGTCATGCTACTAAAGATAGAAAAATTGTGGTTCGCGCAGCGCTTTTTATTAATTATTCCTTTACTGTTTCTTATGTCTTCTATGGTTTGCTAGAGCTGGATCGCCCTTCAATCATCTTAATTGTTAAGAAACATTGCTGAGTGCCAGGGTTTTCCACATTTTTGCAATTCTTATTTTTCACCCAAGTTTTCCCCACAGATTCCACAGGCTTTCCACAACCTTTCTCAGGTTTTCCCCAAGTTTTCCACAGTTTTTGATGAGTTTTCCACAGGCAAGAACGAACGAATGGGATTTTTAGCCTGTTGAGTAAATTTCCAGCCTGATCTGCAAACTGCCAGTAGAGGACTCTTATTTTTTAAAAAAAGTAACGGGGATCGCCTTCAAGTGCCGATTCTTTCGTCGATCGTGATCTTGGCTACTCCTGTCCATCGCACTTTTACCAGATTGACAAGATTGGTTTGCGCTGGACAAAATGAGGCGACTTCTCTCTTGAAGGGCTTATGTGCAGCGCCACAGGTTTCCTGCTGGGGTTTCACCAGTCATCAAGAGTTGCAGCAGTGGCAGGTGGACAACAGTTTCACTCCCGCTGCTGAGTTTTAACCCTCTGTTTTTGACAGGGTGCAACGATAAGTCCATACCCGCGTCCCTCATTCCCAAATACCGCTTCAGCACTACCCGAGGTTGAAATGACTATGACTGTGAGCATCCTGGCAGAAATCCCCGAAGAACTTCATGAATCCGTAACCCGCTACTTAGAGTCCCATGCCGATTGGGATCAGGATCGATTGTTTGCTGCTGCTCTGTCCCTCTTTTTGTTGCAGAATGGAGAATGCGATCGCCAGGCGGCTCAGGTCTATCTCGATAGCCTGTTCAAGCAAGCGGCCTAGCTCGATTTTCGATTTGCGATTGCCGGTTTTCGATTTGCTTTCAAGATCGAGAATCCAAAATCCAAAATCTAAAATCCAAAATTTCAAGAGGGTTTAACATGGCGTATTACTGGTTTAAGGCGTTTCATATCGTGGGGATTGTCTGCTGGTTTGCCGGGATGTTTTATTTACCCCGACTGTTTGTGTACCACGCGGAAGCTTATGAGCAACCCGAACCCGCCCGCACCATTCTCAAAAATCAATATCAGGTGATGGAGAAACGCCTGTACAGCATCATCATGACTCCGGCCATGCTGCTGACCGTGGCGATGGCGATCGGGCTGATCACGATCGAACCAGACGTTCTCAAGCAGCCCTGGATGCACGTCAAATTGGCCTGCGTCGCGTTACTGCTGGGCTATCACTACTTCTGCAAGCGGATCATGAAAAAGCTGGCTGCTGATGAATGTCAGATGACCGGACAGCAGTTCCGCTGGTTTAACGAATTTCCCACCGTTTTCTTCGTCATCGTGGTGATGCTGGCCGTCTTTAAGAACAACTTCCCCACCAATGCATCCACCTGGCTAATTGCGGCAATGGTCGTTGGGATGGCCGCTGCCATTCAGCTTTATGCCCGCAAACGTCGCTTAGATAAAGAGCGGCTGGCGGCAGAAGCAACTCCGTCTGTGAGTGTCAGCCCAGAAGGATCGATTTAATTCATTGGCGCGTGGCACGACTATACATCACAATTGGGTAGAGACGTTCCGCCGGGACGTCTCTACCAATTTTTGTCATCACCAGAACCAGTGGAGATGAAGGATAAAACCTGGCAAAACCGATTCTCCAGATAGGAAGGCGGGAGTTTCCAGAACTTCAACTACTTGCCCTGGACGGTAAATTTCTACCTGTTGATCCTAACGTATCCAGGCAACATCGGGAGAGCGATCGGCCCCGTTGGGAAGTCTAAAGCCCGTTGATGAATCAAATAACTTGCCTGGTTGGGTCTGGCGATTCCAGATGACAAAATCGGCAGCAATTTCAATATTGCAATTCCCTGTTTCTCCTCCCGTTGGGGCCATGATGGTCAGTTCTCCCTGGGCCGATCGCTCAAACTTAATTTCTGGATTAGCCTGACAGAGTTGGTAGAACTGGTCGTCGGTCAGCCGAATTACGGGAGTGAAATCAATAGTAAAGGCCGTCATAGGCTTATTTACCAAGTAATTTGACAAACCCGATGCCGCCAAAGTAAAGCGAGACGATCGCCCCTCCCAACAAGCTTTGCGTTAATGGGTCAGTGGAGGGAGTCAGTACAGCACCAACGACAGCGGCTCCAATTAGTACCAGTCGCCAGCCTGCCAGCATCTGTTGGGAAGAAACAATATTCAGCAGTCCTAACAGGGCTTGAATAATCGGCACCTGGAAGGCCAGGCCGGTACTGAACATCAGCAACAGCACAAAATCAAAATACTTTTCGATCGACCAGCTTTGCTCAACCACATCCGCCCCGTAGGTAATGAAGAAGTTGAGTGCAGCGGGAATCAGGGCAATGTAGGCAAAGACCAGTCCAGCGACAAACAAAATACTGGAACCAAACACGATCGGCCCCAGTAAGCGGCGTTCTTTCCGCGTCAGACCGGGCAGCACGAAGGCAATAATCTGATACAGAATGACGGGACTGGCCACCAAAATGCCACTGTATCCGGCGACTTTAATTGAAACAAAGAAAAATTCGCCTGGAGCCAGTTGGAGAAATTTGACTCCCTGGGCAGGCAGTTCCAGCAGCCGCACAATTTGCTTGACCACGGTAAAGCAACCGATCGCACCCACCACTACGGCAATCAGGGAATAGAAAATCCGCAGGCGCAGTTCTTCCAGGTGATCAAACAGAGACATCTCCACATCATCGATCAGGTCATCATCGGACGGCGCATTCTCTGCGATCGCCGGAGTGGCCACAGTGGCAGGGCCAGAGTCAGTCGCTAAATTCTCTTGAGAAGCTGATTCCAGGTCAGTAGGAACAGTCATGGTCAGGCATTTGTCCAGAAAGCTGTTTTCATTGTATCCAGGTGCGCCAACAATCTTGACCTGAAGCGCTAGTTTGGAGAAGCTAAAGTCTGAATCGTTACGAGAGGAGAGTCTGATGGAACGGATCCAAGCTCAAGCCAAGAAGCTCTGGCAAATCATCTCCAGCCCGTCCACCGTAAAGGCATACCAGGAAACTTTAGCCTTGACCTGGGCAATCCTCAAGGAAACTGGACAACTGCTGTGGCTGGTGCTGTGTTTGGGCTTAGTGGCAGGAGATTGGTTCTGGAAAAAATCCTACAAGGCAGGTCAAGATGCCCGCGTTTGGATCGATGCGATGCAGACCAGAGCAGAAACTCCAGAAGCAGAAGGGGCTGAAGCTACCTCAACGGCTAACTTCTTAACTGAGACGGGTAAATCTCTCCTATCTGCTGGTCAGGCTGGAGTGACGCTGGTTCTCAACACAGCAAAGGAACAACTGGGCCTGGAAGTGACATCAGAACCTGCCGCCCAAGCTACTCCAGTGGCACCGCCTCCTGCCCCCCCCCAAATGGTATCGCCCAGTGTTGAACCTGCCGCACCACCTGCTGAGACGATCGCCCCAACCGGAACACCATCTGCACCTCCTACCCAGGCCCTGGAAGACGAGTAAGCCAGGAAATCTATTTGACGTGTTCTGCCGTACCCACAAGATCAGGTGGAATGCGGTAGACTGGCAATTCTGGCCTTTGTTTCCGGCCTATGTTAAGCGTGATGAGGGATGAAGCATGGGAAAACACTCAATGGATGTCAAGACTGGTTCTCAGGAGTCTTTGAAGCATGAGACTGCTACTCCGATCAAGAGTCAGTCACAGGCCGTTGAGGAGAGTTCCAGGACGTTATCTCCATCCTCATCTGCCAGGACAACAGACAAGGGAATCGATGGTAATGGTGGCACTCCTGCGATCGCCCCTACAACTCGCTCCTCCTGGTCGATTGAAGACAGTGAAGAACTGTACCGGATTAACGGTTGGGGAGAGCCTTACTTCTCTATCAATGCTGCAGGTCATGTCACCGTATCTCCCCAGGGCGATCGGGGCGGCTCCCTGGATTTATTTGAACTGGTGAATGCGCTCAAGTCGCGGAACCTGAATCTGCCCCTCCTGATTCGCTTTTCGGATATTCTGGAAGACCGAATTGAACGACTGAATGCGGCCTTTGCCAAAGCGATCGCCCGTTACAACTACGAGGGAGTCTATCGCGGTGTATTTCCCGTAAAATGCAATCAGCAGCGGCATCTGGTAGAAGCGCTGGTCAAGTTTGGTAAGCCTTACCAGTTTGGCTTAGAGGCGGGTTCCAAACCAGAGTTGATGATTGCCTTAGCCACTCTGCAAACCCCTGGAGCCTTACTCATCTGTAATGGTTACAAAGACCGGGAATACATCGAAATGGCAATCCTGGCTCAGCAACTGGGAAAGATTGCGATTATTGTGCTGGAACAGATTGAAGAAGTTCCCCTGGTGATTGAGGCCGGTCAGCGGTTAGGAATTCGTCCGATCGTCGGAGTCCGGGCCAAGTTGAGCAGTAAAGGGATTGGTCGTTGGGGAACATCGGCGGGCGATCGGGCCAAATTTGGCCTCACCATTCCGGAAATTCTGCAGACCGTGGATCTGTTGCGGGAAGCCGGAATGTTGGATTGTCTGCAACTTCTCCACTACCACATTGGCTCCCAAATTTCGGCGATCTCCGTGGTTAAAGATGCGATTCGGGAAGCCAGCCAAATTTATGTGGATCTGGCCGAGTTAGGGGCGGGAATGCGCTACCTGGACGTAGGCGGTGGTCTGGGAGTGGATTATGACGGCTCTCGCACCAACTTTTATGCGTCAAAGAATTACAATATCCAGAACTACGCTAACGACATTGTGGCCGAAGTGAAGGAAGCCTGTGCCGAACGCAAATTGCCCGTTCCTACCCTAATTAGTGAAAGCGGACGGGCGATCGCCTCCCATCAGTCCGTGCTGGTCTTCAACGTACTGGGAACCAGCGATGTACCTACAGGCACTCCTGAACCCGTTAAAGACGACGAACACCTGATCATCCGCAATCTCTGGGAAACCTACGCCTCAATCACCGAGGATAACTATCAGGAAGCCTACCACGATGCCACCCAGTTTAAAGAAGAAGCGGTGAGCCTGTTCAATTTTGGCTATGTCAGTCTGCCGGAACGAGCCAGAGCCGAGCGCCTGTACTGGGCCTGTTGTGAAAAGATTTTGACCATCGTTCGGCAGCAGGAATACGTGCCGGATGACCTGGAAGATCTGGAAAAGATCATGGCCTCGATCTACTACATCAACCTGTCCGTATTTCAGTCGGCACCGGATAGTTGGGCGATCGATCAGCTATTTCCCATCATGCCGATTCACCGTCTGGATGAAGAACCCACCAAGCGCGGTACATTGGCGGATCTGACCTGCGACAGCGACGGCAAAATCGACCAGTTCATCGACCTGCGCGATGTCAAGTCCGTCCTGGAACTGCACCCCCTTAAACCTGATGAACCCTACTATCTGGGGATGTTCTTGAGCGGTGCGTATCAGGAAATTATGGGCAATTTACATAATTTATTTGGTGATACCAATGCTGTCCACATTACCCTTACCCCCAAAGGCTATCAAATTGACCATGTGGTGAAAGGCGACACGATGACGGAGGTGCTGGGCTATGTGCAGTACGATTCTGAAGATTTGGTAGAAAGCATCCGCCAGCAAACTGAAGCAGCCTTACAGGACAAACGCATCAGCCTGCAAGACTCGCAACTGCTACTGCAAAACTATGAGCGGAGTTTGAGTCGCTATACCTATCTGTCTTCGTGAAGGGTGGGTAGATGTCTTCTGCCTCCACAAAAAAAGGGAGCCTATCTCTAAGACAAGCTCCCCTATTCACCAAATCAGGTCAGAAGAACTAATAACCATGACGAATGATAGTTTCATCTGACTATCGTTGCCACCTACTACTGACTTACTTCGACTCCACAAAGTCCGCGTCAATCACATCGTTGTTGCCGGAGGAGTTAGAGTCACCAGGGTTAGGTGCTGCACCGGATGCATTCGCCCCACTGGCATTGGCATAGATGGCCTGACCGACTTGCATCAGTGCTTGTTGCAGGTCGTTGCTGAGGGACTTCATCTGCTCGTAGTCTTCCCGATCGATCGCTGACCGCAAGGACTTCACCAACTCTTCCACGCGGCTCTTTTCAGCAGCAGGCACCTGACCATTCAAGTCGGCCAACTGCTTCTCTGCCTGATAAGCGAGGGAGTCTGCCTGGTTCTTGGTGTCTACTTGTTCCCGGCGCTGGCGATCGCTGGCAGCGTTGCGTTCCGCTTCCTGCACCATCCGTTCCACTTCGCCCTTATCCAGGGTAGAAGCACCCGTGATCTTGATGGACTGTTCCTTGCCAGTGCCCTTGTCTTTCGCAAAGACGGACAGAATGCCATTGGCATCAATATCAAAGGTGACTTCGATTTGCGGAATGCCACGAGGCGCAGGCGGAATGCCATCTAACCGAAAAGTTCCCAGGCTCTTGTTATCGCTGGCCATTTCCCGTTCCCCTTGCAGCACATGGATTTCCACATTGGTCTGTCCGTCGGCTGCGGTCGAGAAGACTTCGGACTTCTTGGTGGGAATCGTGGTGTTGCGCGGAATGATCCGGGTCATCACACCGCCCATCGTTTCCACACCCAGGGACAGGGGAGTGACATCGAGCAGCAGCATATCGGTAACTTCACCCGCCAGAACTCCGGCCTGAATCGCGGCACCCACCGCGACGACTTCATCCGGGTTGACAGTCATGTTGGGTTCCTTGCCCGTCAACTGTTTCACCAGATTTTGCACGGCAGGAATCCGGGTGGAACCACCCACTAGCACCACTTCATCAATGTCAGAGGCCGTCAGTTTGGCATCCCGAATCGCTTGCTCCACAGGAATCCGACAGCGATCGAGCAGATCGGCACTCATCTTTTCAAACTCAGCGCGGGTCAGAGTCAAGTCAATGTGCTTTGGCCCCTCCTGAGTGGCTGTGATAAAGGGCAGATTGATGGTGGTTTGAGTCGAACTGGAAAGTTCAATTTTGGCCTTCTCAGCCGCTTCCGTCAGCCGTTGCAGAGCTTGCTTGTCTTTCCGCAAGTCTACCCCTTCCAACTTCTGGAACTGAGTAGCAATCCAGTCCACAATCTTCTTGTCAAAGTCATCACCACCCAGATGAGTGTCACCACTGGTAGACTTGACTTCCACAACGCCATCGCCCACTTCCAGTAAAGACACGTCGAAGGTACCACCACCCAAGTCAAATACGAGGATAGTTTCGTTCGCCTTCTTGTCCAACCCATAAGCCAGTGCGGCTGCCGTAGGTTCGTTAACAATCCGCAGGACATCAATCCCGGCAATTTTGCCAGCATCCTTGGTGGCCTGTCGTTGCGAGTCATTAAAGTAAGCTGGAACGGTGATCACTGCCTGGGTGACTTTCTCGCCCAGATACTTACTGGCATCATCGACCAGTTTGCGAAGTACTTGCGCCGAGATTTCTTCTGGAGCAAATTTTTTACCTGCTGCAGGAGCATCCAACTTGACGTTGCTGCCATCGCTCAGGACTTTGTAAGACACCTGTTTGGACTCTTGATTAACTTCATCGTACTTCCGTCCAATGAAGCGCTTAACGGAGTAGAAGGTGTTTTCAGGGTTCATCACTGCTTGACGTTTGGCAATCTGACCAACCAGGCGATCGCCATTCTTCGCATACGCAACCACTGAGGGAGTCGTGCGTCCGCCTTCTGCGTTCGCAATGACCACGGGTTGCCCACCTTCCATCACCGCCACGCAGGAATTGGTAGTACCCAGGTCAATTCCAACTACTTTAGCCATGTACGTTTAACCTCTTCGTTAGGGATTCAAAAAACTGTCTGGTTCATTTCCGTATGAATCCACTTTATCGGGAGGATAAGACTTCAGGGGTTCGGCACTGCCCACTGTTAAAACGGGTGATTGCCGTACCTGTTGGAGATTCGGGTTAGAATGCTTCTGGTCTGTCAACTAACCCTTCGTTAATCCTTACTCCCAAACTCCTAATCTATGGTCACTCGTGTCATTCTGGTTCGTCATGGCGAGAGCAGTTTCAATGTGGAACGCCGTGTTCAAGGATATTCTGACGTATCTACCCTAACGGAAGTGGGTCGCGCAACGGCGATTCAGGTCGGTGAAGCACTTAGTGACATGGCGTTTGATGCGATTTACAGCAGTCCGCTGGGACGAGCCAAAGACACAGCAGCATTAATTTTATCCAAACTGAAGCAACCTCCAGCAGTTCCATTTCAGACGTTAGAGAATTTGAAAGAAATTAATCTGGCCCTCTGGGAAGGATTGTTATTTAAGGATATTAAGCAGAAGTATCCAGAAGAATACGAGCAGTGGAAGAATCGTCCTCATGAGTTGAGAATGGTGATTCCTGGCCCTGAAGGCTCCCAGGATTACTTCCCGGTACTGGAACTCTTTGCCAGAGCCAGGCAGTTCTGGCGAGACTTTTTACCTGCCCATCAGGGTAAAACTGTTTTGCTGATTGCCCACAGTGGCATCAATCGCGCTTTAATCAGTACGGCTATTGGTCTGGAGCCTACCTCCTATCAAGCAGTGCATCAGTCTAACTGTGGGATTAGCGTTCTGAATTTTGCTGGGGAGTTGGGCGAGCCGGTTCAGATTGAATCGCTGAATCAGACGGCTCATCTAGGTGAACCCATTCCCAAAGCCAAGACAGGCTATCACGGCCCCCGCTTGTTGTTGGTACGGCACGGAGAAA from Leptodesmis sichuanensis A121 includes:
- a CDS encoding MBL fold metallo-hydrolase, which encodes MPTLTDFVIQFWGVRGSIPAPGSETVRYGGNTSCVEMRVGGKRLIFDGGTGLRVLGKSLLKQMPVEAYMFFTHSHWDHIQGFPFFAPAFMKGNCFHIYGAIAPNGATMKQRLHDQMLHPNFPVPMQVMQSDLKFYDLFPGDVMQLGEITIETGSLNHPNTAMGYRITYQGRTAVYATDTEHYEDHLDENLIYLARDAHVLIYDACYTDEEYHDPQAPKRGWGHSTWQEAVKVAKAAGVKKLVIFHHDPNHSDDFLDHVEAQVETVFPNSLLAREGMILPVI
- the gloA2 gene encoding SMU1112c/YaeR family gloxylase I-like metalloprotein is translated as MQGIHHIAIICSDYDRSKHFYVELLGFPILRETYREARDSYKLDLQVGEQAQIELFSFPHPPDRPNNPEACGLRHLAFKVADLDVTVADLSAKGIAIEAIRLDELTGKRFTFFKDPDGLPLELYEV
- a CDS encoding DUF6816 family protein, which translates into the protein MTFLPDWILSSSFNSFLKRHCFFWKPLLAIVLLWVLGTSPAQAGMLTERIAAFPDWENKPMVPAVQGDLVYPNWLAGSWSMNSTLVDMVAPLAPEVTTPGFEGNRQFLNKPVVCQVRFLPTNVIERNKSLLPLLSLPTQSLVNAQIVSDRAFNGLNLAKAYLGDRVFRVWVDPRQSNRLITKFRDNRKLFSTAIGRAVEQPDADHFITTELFQQFFQSPEKPYKNQVETTTAYTHQPDNTVTADQFTAVYLQPPHPKAFLAGDRPVALYHYQLKFVQQGVR
- a CDS encoding DUF2811 domain-containing protein, which codes for MTMTVSILAEIPEELHESVTRYLESHADWDQDRLFAAALSLFLLQNGECDRQAAQVYLDSLFKQAA
- the hemJ gene encoding protoporphyrinogen oxidase HemJ; the encoded protein is MAYYWFKAFHIVGIVCWFAGMFYLPRLFVYHAEAYEQPEPARTILKNQYQVMEKRLYSIIMTPAMLLTVAMAIGLITIEPDVLKQPWMHVKLACVALLLGYHYFCKRIMKKLAADECQMTGQQFRWFNEFPTVFFVIVVMLAVFKNNFPTNASTWLIAAMVVGMAAAIQLYARKRRLDKERLAAEATPSVSVSPEGSI
- a CDS encoding Uma2 family endonuclease, coding for MTAFTIDFTPVIRLTDDQFYQLCQANPEIKFERSAQGELTIMAPTGGETGNCNIEIAADFVIWNRQTQPGKLFDSSTGFRLPNGADRSPDVAWIR
- the tatC gene encoding twin-arginine translocase subunit TatC is translated as MTVPTDLESASQENLATDSGPATVATPAIAENAPSDDDLIDDVEMSLFDHLEELRLRIFYSLIAVVVGAIGCFTVVKQIVRLLELPAQGVKFLQLAPGEFFFVSIKVAGYSGILVASPVILYQIIAFVLPGLTRKERRLLGPIVFGSSILFVAGLVFAYIALIPAALNFFITYGADVVEQSWSIEKYFDFVLLLMFSTGLAFQVPIIQALLGLLNIVSSQQMLAGWRLVLIGAAVVGAVLTPSTDPLTQSLLGGAIVSLYFGGIGFVKLLGK
- the speA gene encoding biosynthetic arginine decarboxylase, whose protein sequence is MGKHSMDVKTGSQESLKHETATPIKSQSQAVEESSRTLSPSSSARTTDKGIDGNGGTPAIAPTTRSSWSIEDSEELYRINGWGEPYFSINAAGHVTVSPQGDRGGSLDLFELVNALKSRNLNLPLLIRFSDILEDRIERLNAAFAKAIARYNYEGVYRGVFPVKCNQQRHLVEALVKFGKPYQFGLEAGSKPELMIALATLQTPGALLICNGYKDREYIEMAILAQQLGKIAIIVLEQIEEVPLVIEAGQRLGIRPIVGVRAKLSSKGIGRWGTSAGDRAKFGLTIPEILQTVDLLREAGMLDCLQLLHYHIGSQISAISVVKDAIREASQIYVDLAELGAGMRYLDVGGGLGVDYDGSRTNFYASKNYNIQNYANDIVAEVKEACAERKLPVPTLISESGRAIASHQSVLVFNVLGTSDVPTGTPEPVKDDEHLIIRNLWETYASITEDNYQEAYHDATQFKEEAVSLFNFGYVSLPERARAERLYWACCEKILTIVRQQEYVPDDLEDLEKIMASIYYINLSVFQSAPDSWAIDQLFPIMPIHRLDEEPTKRGTLADLTCDSDGKIDQFIDLRDVKSVLELHPLKPDEPYYLGMFLSGAYQEIMGNLHNLFGDTNAVHITLTPKGYQIDHVVKGDTMTEVLGYVQYDSEDLVESIRQQTEAALQDKRISLQDSQLLLQNYERSLSRYTYLSS
- the dnaK gene encoding molecular chaperone DnaK, which translates into the protein MAKVVGIDLGTTNSCVAVMEGGQPVVIANAEGGRTTPSVVAYAKNGDRLVGQIAKRQAVMNPENTFYSVKRFIGRKYDEVNQESKQVSYKVLSDGSNVKLDAPAAGKKFAPEEISAQVLRKLVDDASKYLGEKVTQAVITVPAYFNDSQRQATKDAGKIAGIDVLRIVNEPTAAALAYGLDKKANETILVFDLGGGTFDVSLLEVGDGVVEVKSTSGDTHLGGDDFDKKIVDWIATQFQKLEGVDLRKDKQALQRLTEAAEKAKIELSSSTQTTINLPFITATQEGPKHIDLTLTRAEFEKMSADLLDRCRIPVEQAIRDAKLTASDIDEVVLVGGSTRIPAVQNLVKQLTGKEPNMTVNPDEVVAVGAAIQAGVLAGEVTDMLLLDVTPLSLGVETMGGVMTRIIPRNTTIPTKKSEVFSTAADGQTNVEIHVLQGEREMASDNKSLGTFRLDGIPPAPRGIPQIEVTFDIDANGILSVFAKDKGTGKEQSIKITGASTLDKGEVERMVQEAERNAASDRQRREQVDTKNQADSLAYQAEKQLADLNGQVPAAEKSRVEELVKSLRSAIDREDYEQMKSLSNDLQQALMQVGQAIYANASGANASGAAPNPGDSNSSGNNDVIDADFVESK
- a CDS encoding histidine phosphatase family protein, which encodes MVTRVILVRHGESSFNVERRVQGYSDVSTLTEVGRATAIQVGEALSDMAFDAIYSSPLGRAKDTAALILSKLKQPPAVPFQTLENLKEINLALWEGLLFKDIKQKYPEEYEQWKNRPHELRMVIPGPEGSQDYFPVLELFARARQFWRDFLPAHQGKTVLLIAHSGINRALISTAIGLEPTSYQAVHQSNCGISVLNFAGELGEPVQIESLNQTAHLGEPIPKAKTGYHGPRLLLVRHGETEWNRQKRFQGQIDVPLNENGREQSGRAAEFLKAIPIRYAVTSPMLRPKETAEIILQHHPDVQLELEDNLQEIRHGLWEGRLEAEIEQEFPGELQRWQRSPETVQMPEGENLQQVWERAIAAWDAIVQTATNRPEPGITMVVAHDAINKAILCYILGLGPEHFWSFKQGNGAVSVIDYDGPDSQPVLTAMNITSHLSGGILDKTAAGAL